A window from Drosophila yakuba strain Tai18E2 chromosome 3L, Prin_Dyak_Tai18E2_2.1, whole genome shotgun sequence encodes these proteins:
- the LOC6533175 gene encoding pupal cuticle protein 20, whose translation MRLTTLLPLICIAIGYVRSQPAGYPSARPPPNTYLPAKPPAPPPRPPPAPANSYGPPKKGNGKPPAAPPKPSYGPPPKNGNGKPPPNNAYLPPDNGNGGAGAGGGGGGGGEDIPIIKLESKVNTDGSYKYEYETGNGIKAEEMGYLKNAGVEGAEAQTAEGSFSYTSPEGQEISLTYIADENGFQPQGDHLPTPPPIPIEIQEALDKLAAGGGCHGCDDNETGGNDDGGGGGYVYRRK comes from the exons ATGAGGCTGACCACATTGCTACCATTGATTTGCATCGCCATTGGCTATGTTCGGTCCCAACCGGCGGGCTATCCGAGTGCCCGTCCTCCTCCAAACACTTATCTGCCAGCCAAGCCACCAGCTCCACCGCCTCGTCCTCCTCCGGCGCCGGCCAACAGCTACGGTCCGCCGAAGAAAGGAAATGGAAAGCCACCAGCTGCTCCACCCAAACCCAGCTATGGGCCACCACCCaaaaatggcaatggcaaacCACCGCCCAACAATGCATACTTGCCACCAGACAATGGCaatggaggagcaggagcaggcggtggtggaggtggtggtggtgaggATATACCCATCATCAAGCTGGAGTCCAAGGTCAACACTGATGGTTCTTATAAG TACGAGTACGAGACTGGAAACGGAATAAAGGCCGAAGAGATGGGCTACCTGAAGAACGCCGGAGTGGAAGGAGCGGAGGCACAGACGGCGGAGGGTTCCTTTTCGTACACCAGTCCCGAGGGACAGGAAATTTCACTGACCTACATTGCGGACGAAAACGGATTCCAGCCGCAGGGCGATCACCTGCCCACACCGCCACCCATTCCCATCGAGATTCAGGAAGCCTTGGACAAGCTGGCCGCCGGAGGTGGATGCCATGGATGCGATGACAATGAGACGGGAGGCAATGATGATGGCGGCGGAGGTGGTTATGTCTACCGACgaaagtga
- the LOC6533176 gene encoding Krueppel-like factor 7: protein MHTTAQLDSLEQKRSASLIFRIEQLLPSTSITPSTMTTSSTETTLTATTSTASPAKRMRSSPRPGVYTTQYTPKDTCSTAIPTSALLGSTLMPTDGGRSHCQLSNGELIVSASLLRQIKLSEDVYSFNAIFELHGGQVRVRLVRDVAREDEIVAWFGEELVLLMGIPFLTPLNIQGNSRYMCHLCHLTFETPHPLKIHLALGCGRSAMDILWMRLHYALKAAARSHTETQHSPIPATSSTSSASPTHSPPPQMPPRFSAFRPIAALTQSLPMAQVTTASTPLSYLPSISMATAPLSTNPMNAAAQIEAIVSNMGASKQGHLCIYCGKVYSRKYGLKIHIRTHTGFKPLKCKFCLRPFGDPSNLNKHVRLHLQSHPSSSTGGADGGASGAGSDVDIEGETDADYQCRMCHKTFPRRRDLQRHMETRHGGHHSQSESRSSSTSTSSTTTMTATVTTSTSKSS, encoded by the exons ATGCACACGACAGCTCAACTGGATAGTCTGGAGCAGAAGCGCTCGGCCAGCCTGATCTTTCGGATTGAGCAACTCCTGCCCAGCACCAGCATCACACCGAGCACCATGACCACTTCGTCGACGGAAACCACATTGACAGCCACCACGAGCACCGCAAGTCCAGCCAAGCGGATGAGGAGCAGTCCACGACCAGGTGTTTACACCACGCAATACACGCCCAAGGATACCTGCTCCACTGCCATTCCCACGTCCGCTCTGCTGGGATCTACGCTCATGCCCACGGACGGCGGACGCTCCCACTGCCAGCTGTCCAATGGCGAACTGATCGTATCCGCCTCACTGTTGCGACAGATCAAACTCTCCGAGGACGTGTATAGCTTCAATGCCATCTTCGAGCTGCATGGTGGCCAGGTACGCGTCCGCTTGGTCAGGGATGTTGCCCGGGAGGACGAGATCGTGGCCTGGTTCGGCGAGGAATTGGTGCTCCTCATGGGCATTCCCTTCCTGACGCCGCTAAACATTCAAG GAAACAGTCGCTACATGTGTCACCTGTGCCACTTGACCTTCGAGACTCCCCATCCCCTTAAGATCCATTTGGCTCTGGGTTGTGGCCGCAGTGCCATGGACATCCTGTGGATGCGACTGCACTACGCGCTGAAGGCGGCGGCAAGGAGTCACACGGAAACGCAGCATTCACCCATTCCGGCGACCTCGTCCACGTCTTCGGCCTCGCCCACCCATTCGCCACCGCCACAGATGCCACCCCGGTTCTCCGCCTTCCGTCCCATTGCAGCACTTACCCAGAGTTTGCCCATGGCACAAGTGACCACGGCATCAACACCTCTATCCTACCTGCCCTCCATATCGATGGCGACGGCACCGTTGTCGACGAATCCAATGAACGCAGCTGCCCAGATCGAGGCCATAGTCAGCAACATGGGTGCCTCCAAGCAGGGTCATCTGTGCATCTACTGCGGCAAGGTGTACTCCCGGAAATATGGCCTCAAGATTCACATACGCACCCACACCGGATTCAAGCCGTTGAAGTGCAAGTTCTGCCTACGACCATTTGGCGATCCGAGCAATCTCAACAAGCATGTAAGGCTGCATCTCCAGTCGCATCCCAGTAGTTCCACGGGAGGAGCCGATGGTGGAGCAAGTGGTGCCGGCAGCGATGTGGACATCGAAGGGGAAACGGATGCTGATTACCAGTGCCGCATGTGCCACAAAACCTTTCCACGGCGCAGGGATCTGCAGCGACACATGGAGACTCGGCATGGTGGACACCATTCGCAATCCGAGTCCCGATccagctccaccagcaccTCCAGTACAACCACAATGACCGCAACGGTGACCACGTCTACTTCAAAATCCAGCTAG